Proteins found in one Campylobacter canadensis genomic segment:
- the rpmF gene encoding 50S ribosomal protein L32, with protein MAVPKRRVSKTRAAKRRTHYKIELVRPIKDKDGNWKLPHRVNPVTGEYNTKE; from the coding sequence ATGGCAGTTCCAAAGAGAAGAGTTAGTAAAACAAGAGCAGCAAAAAGACGCACTCATTATAAAATTGAGCTTGTTAGACCAATTAAGGATAAAGACGGAAACTGGAAATTACCACACCGTGTAAATCCTGTAACTGGCGAATACAACACTAAAGAATAA
- a CDS encoding beta-ketoacyl-ACP synthase III produces the protein MKLKACIKSIGAYLPKNIVYNQDFETFLDTSDEWITRRTGIKQRFKADKDEQTSDLAYKAALVAIKRAKINIDDIDMIIVATLSPDYFAMPSTATLVAHKLGLKVSAFDISAACSGFIYMLELAKSLVESASKKNVLIIGAEKISSVLDYNDRSTCVLFGDGAAACVISAGYENEILDVQTATDGEYAKLLFTNRPKYSKDCTPISLKMQGNDVFKVAVNTLANEVKHILSKNNLSKDDITHFIPHQANLRIINYVKEKLELKDEQCCVCVDKYGNTSAASIPIAINELYESKKLKKGDLMLFDAFGGGFTWGSALAYFDGE, from the coding sequence ATGAAATTAAAAGCATGTATTAAAAGTATTGGTGCTTATTTACCTAAAAATATTGTTTATAATCAGGATTTTGAAACTTTTTTAGATACTAGTGATGAGTGGATTACAAGAAGAACAGGTATTAAACAAAGATTTAAGGCTGATAAAGATGAACAAACAAGTGATTTAGCATATAAAGCAGCTTTAGTTGCTATAAAAAGAGCAAAAATTAATATTGATGATATTGATATGATTATTGTTGCTACTTTAAGTCCTGATTATTTTGCTATGCCATCTACTGCAACCTTAGTTGCTCACAAACTTGGTTTAAAGGTTAGTGCTTTTGATATTAGTGCTGCTTGTTCTGGATTTATTTATATGCTTGAATTAGCAAAATCTTTAGTTGAAAGCGCTAGTAAAAAAAATGTTTTAATAATTGGTGCTGAAAAAATCAGTTCAGTTTTAGATTATAACGACCGTTCAACTTGTGTACTATTTGGCGATGGTGCAGCAGCTTGTGTTATATCTGCTGGTTATGAAAATGAAATTTTAGATGTGCAAACAGCAACTGATGGTGAATATGCAAAATTGCTATTTACAAATAGACCAAAATATAGCAAAGATTGTACTCCAATTAGTCTTAAAATGCAAGGTAATGATGTTTTTAAAGTTGCAGTAAACACTTTAGCAAATGAAGTAAAGCATATTTTAAGTAAAAATAATTTAAGCAAAGATGATATTACACATTTTATTCCACATCAAGCTAATTTAAGAATTATTAATTATGTAAAAGAAAAATTAGAGTTAAAAGATGAGCAATGTTGTGTATGTGTAGATAAATACGGTAATACTTCAGCAGCTTCAATTCCTATTGCTATTAACGAGTTATATGAAAGTAAAAAACTTAAAAAAGGTGATTTAATGTTATTTGATGCCTTTGGTGGTGGCTTTACTTGGGGTAGTGCTTTAGCTTACTTTGATGGCGAATAA
- the plsX gene encoding phosphate acyltransferase PlsX, with translation MIRVAVDAMGGDFSYPPILQGCIDALKEKKDFSIILVGDEEALRKGIPSNLLDRISFVDTKDVFLMEENSTDVLKRKESSIYKAVELVRNKQADAVVSAGHSGATMSLATIRLGRVKGVDRPAIATLMPSVTGRILVLDVGANVDCESENLLQFAIMGEAYAKEVMGIKEPKIGLLSNGEEDCKGNKLTKESHKLLKNMKNFVGNIEGGHIFSGECDVVVCDGFTGNILLKTAEGTVGIFTKLLRSEISQSNFAKLGYILSKKAFKSLKRHLDYDQYGGAPLLGVNQCTIISHGKSNEIAIKNAIFQALKFAKSNINENIENEIKSMY, from the coding sequence ATGATTAGAGTTGCTGTTGATGCTATGGGTGGGGATTTTTCCTATCCACCAATTTTACAAGGCTGTATTGATGCTTTAAAAGAAAAGAAAGATTTCTCTATTATCTTAGTTGGTGATGAAGAAGCTTTAAGAAAGGGCATTCCTAGTAATCTTTTAGATAGAATTTCTTTTGTTGATACTAAAGATGTTTTTTTAATGGAAGAAAATTCTACCGATGTTTTAAAAAGAAAAGAAAGCAGCATTTATAAAGCAGTTGAACTTGTAAGAAATAAACAAGCAGATGCAGTTGTATCAGCAGGGCATAGTGGTGCTACTATGAGCCTTGCTACTATTAGATTAGGTAGGGTAAAAGGGGTTGATAGACCAGCTATTGCTACCTTGATGCCATCGGTAACTGGTAGAATTTTAGTTCTTGATGTCGGTGCTAATGTTGATTGTGAGAGTGAAAATTTATTACAATTTGCAATTATGGGAGAAGCATACGCAAAAGAAGTAATGGGCATTAAAGAGCCAAAAATCGGATTGTTATCTAATGGAGAAGAAGATTGTAAAGGCAATAAACTTACAAAAGAAAGTCATAAATTATTAAAAAATATGAAAAATTTTGTAGGCAATATTGAAGGTGGCCATATTTTTAGTGGCGAGTGTGATGTTGTTGTTTGTGATGGTTTTACAGGTAATATTTTGCTAAAAACCGCAGAAGGTACGGTGGGAATTTTTACTAAGTTGTTAAGAAGTGAAATTAGTCAATCAAATTTTGCAAAACTTGGTTATATACTTAGTAAAAAGGCTTTTAAGTCTTTAAAAAGACATCTTGATTATGACCAATACGGCGGAGCTCCATTATTAGGAGTTAATCAATGCACAATAATTTCACATGGAAAAAGTAATGAAATAGCAATAAAAAATGCTATTTTTCAAGCTTTAAAATTTGCTAAGTCAAATATAAATGAGAATATAGAAAATGAAATTAAAAGCATGTATTAA